Proteins encoded by one window of Methanobacterium sp. CWC-01:
- a CDS encoding flavodoxin domain-containing protein, with the protein MKALIVYGTRYGTATEIAEEIGRVIKNEGIEVDVKDARSLKNIDLSLYQLVVVGSGIKMGKWTKKSLKFLQENKEALATRKVAIFVTCGAANEEKNRAEGQEKYLDQVAEKNLINEPVATGLFGSKFDPHAKHGLMYKFTMNFIKKDLEKQGIDTSQPIDYRDWDEIRAWARGLADMIKE; encoded by the coding sequence ATGAAAGCATTAATTGTATATGGGACCAGATACGGCACTGCCACGGAAATAGCAGAAGAAATAGGTCGTGTAATAAAAAATGAAGGGATAGAAGTCGATGTTAAGGATGCGCGGAGTCTCAAGAACATCGATCTTTCTTTGTACCAGCTGGTGGTAGTGGGAAGCGGAATAAAAATGGGAAAATGGACCAAAAAATCTCTCAAATTCCTGCAGGAAAACAAAGAAGCATTGGCCACCAGAAAGGTGGCTATATTTGTCACCTGCGGTGCAGCCAACGAGGAAAAGAACCGGGCCGAAGGACAGGAAAAGTATCTGGACCAAGTGGCAGAGAAGAACCTGATAAATGAACCCGTGGCCACCGGACTTTTTGGGAGCAAATTTGATCCCCACGCCAAGCACGGCTTAATGTACAAATTCACCATGAACTTCATTAAAAAAGATTTGGAAAAACAGGGAATCGACACCAGCCAACCCATTGATTACCGGGACTGGGATGAGATACGGGCCTGGGCCCGTGGATTGGCAGATATGATAAAGGAGTGA
- a CDS encoding MarR family winged helix-turn-helix transcriptional regulator — MKDSDQIKEEHHLGARLDMEKYILVVLFLVQQRWGYIISKELADDQITTKQWLMMIVLANAFQSPPSMQEVADAMSTTHQNVKQLATRLEARGFLNIERDPTNKRILRLKVTEECSKFWEKRTPEDIKSIKSLFQGLEDGEVKELFEIMAKLERTSGELYQKAKEN; from the coding sequence ATGAAAGACTCGGACCAAATCAAAGAAGAACACCATCTCGGAGCAAGGTTAGACATGGAAAAATACATACTGGTGGTTTTATTCCTGGTGCAACAGCGCTGGGGATACATCATCAGTAAGGAACTGGCTGATGACCAGATCACCACTAAGCAGTGGTTGATGATGATCGTCCTGGCCAACGCCTTCCAGAGCCCTCCCTCCATGCAGGAGGTGGCCGATGCCATGAGCACCACCCACCAGAATGTCAAACAACTGGCCACTCGACTGGAGGCTCGGGGATTTCTGAATATAGAACGTGACCCTACCAATAAACGTATACTGCGTTTAAAGGTCACCGAGGAATGTTCTAAGTTCTGGGAGAAGAGAACCCCCGAAGATATTAAATCCATAAAATCACTATTCCAGGGACTGGAAGATGGTGAAGTAAAAGAGTTATTTGAAATTATGGCTAAACTGGAAAGGACATCCGGAGAATTATACCAAAAAGCCAAAGAAAATTAA